The uncultured Carboxylicivirga sp. genomic interval CTCAATTAGGTATTTTCTTGCCTTTGATTGCTGTAAACTGTGCCATCTTAGGTGGTTCGTTATTCATGCAAGAAAGAGGTTACGAAACTTTAGGTGAAGCTACTGTATTTGGTGTAGGTTCAGGTATTGGATGGTTATTGGCGATTGTTGGTATTGCTGCAATCCGCGAAAAAATCCAGTATTCAGATGTGCCAGCTCCATTGAAAGGACTAGGTATTACATTTATTGTTACCGGTTTGATGGGTATTGCCTTCATGAGTTTTATGGGTATTAAATTATAATAAGAAAACTATTTGAAAATGATATTTTTAGCAAGTCAAACAATGATAATTAGTGTCAGCGTTGTAGTGTTTCTTATTGTAGTACTTGTATTGGTATCAGTGTTACTTTTCGCTAAGAAAAAACTGATGCCATCAGGAGAGGTTACAATTAACATCAACGGCGGTGAAAAAGAATTAGTAGTTGAGCCAGGGCAGTCATTATTGTCGGCACTGGGTAGTAATAAAATATTCTTACCATCAGCTTGTGGTGGTGGTGGTACTTGTGCAATGTGTCGTTGCCAGGTACACGAAGGTGCTGGGTCGATTCTTCCTACTGAAACCGGATATTTTACTCGTAAAGAGCAAGCCAACGACTGGCGTTTAGCGTGTCAGGTTAAAGTAAAAGAAGATTTGAAAATGGAGATTCCTCAAGAGGTCTTAGGTATCAAAAAGTGGGAATGTACCGTTGTTTCAAACGATAACCAGGCTACTTTCATTAAAGAATTTGTGGTTAGACTTCCTGAAGGAGAAATCTTAGATTTCAAATCGGGTGGTTATATTCAGATTGATGTACCTAAAATTGATGTTGATTTCAAAGACATTGTTGTAGGTGATGAGTACCGCGAAGAGTGGGAGAAATTTGGTATGTTCGATCTTAAAATGTCGAATCCGGAAGAAACTTTCCGTGCATACTCAATGGCTAACCACCCTGCCGAAGGTAACATTGTAATGTTGAATATCCGTATTGCAACTCCTCCATTCGATCGCGTTAATGGTGGATTCATGAAAGTAAATCCAGGTATCTGTTCTTCATTCATCTTCTCGCGTAAGCCAGGTGATAAAGTTACTGTATCCGGTCCTTACGGAGAATTCTTTATTAAAGAGACTGATAACGAAATGATGTTTATTGGTGGTGGTGCTGGTATGGCTCCTATGCGTTCGCATATCTTCCACTTATTCCACACAGTAAAAACAGGTCGTAAAGTTACTTTCTGGTATGGTGCTCGTTCTAAGAAAGAGATTTTCTACGAAGATCACTTCAGAGCTATTGAAGAGAAGTTCCCTAACTTCAAATTTACAATTGCATTATCTGAGCCTCATCCTGATGATAACTGGACTGGTCCTGTTGGATTCATTCACCAGGTAATTCATGACGAGTACTTAATTAATCATGAAGAGCCAGAAGACGTAGAATACTATTTATGTGGACCTCCTATGATGAACGATGCAGTTACAAAAATGCTGTACAACATGGGTGTGCCTGACGAAATGGTTGCTTATGATGATTTTGGATCATAATTACATAGATATGATATATAAAAGCCCCTTTTTTAGGGGCTTTTTTTATGCGTATAATATGGAGTTCAGATGCTTATAACAAGTTCTTTTAAGTTGACAAAAAGAACGGAATAAAATCAGTAAATCTATTGTATTTGAGTTACCTCTTTAACACCTTTGTAGCTCCAATTATTTAAAATCTAAATACGAAACAATGCGTTATATAAGCGTTTTATTAGCAGTGGTATTGCTGTCGTCGTGTGCCAAAGAAACATCTTTTTATAAAAATGAAGGGCTTGTTTTTGGAACCATTTATCATTTTACTTACGAGAGCGAAGCTGATTTAAGCGATGAAATTAAAGAGGTGATGAACGAATTCAATATGTCGTTATCAACTTATGAGAAAAACTCGGTTATCAGTAAAATCAATAGTAACCAATCGATGGAGACTGATAAGTATTTCCGCGAAGTTTTTAATAAAGCCAAAGAAATTACTGCAGCAACCGATGGCGCCTTTGATATGACAGTAGCTCCATTAGTTAATGCCTGGGGATTTGGGTTCTCAAAGAAGGATAGTGTTAGTAATGCGTTAATCGATTCGTTGATGCAAGATGTGGGGATGGATATGGTTGAACTCAAAGATTCAAAAATTGTAAAACAACGTCCCGGAATCATGTTAGATGCCAGTGCTATTGCAAAAGGATATAGTGTTGATGTGGTGTCTGACTTTCTGGAGTCGAAAGGAGTTACTAATTACATGGTTGAGATTGGTGGCGAAATGCGAGTTAAAGGAACCAATCCTAAAGGTGTA includes:
- the nqrF gene encoding NADH:ubiquinone reductase (Na(+)-transporting) subunit F, producing MIFLASQTMIISVSVVVFLIVVLVLVSVLLFAKKKLMPSGEVTININGGEKELVVEPGQSLLSALGSNKIFLPSACGGGGTCAMCRCQVHEGAGSILPTETGYFTRKEQANDWRLACQVKVKEDLKMEIPQEVLGIKKWECTVVSNDNQATFIKEFVVRLPEGEILDFKSGGYIQIDVPKIDVDFKDIVVGDEYREEWEKFGMFDLKMSNPEETFRAYSMANHPAEGNIVMLNIRIATPPFDRVNGGFMKVNPGICSSFIFSRKPGDKVTVSGPYGEFFIKETDNEMMFIGGGAGMAPMRSHIFHLFHTVKTGRKVTFWYGARSKKEIFYEDHFRAIEEKFPNFKFTIALSEPHPDDNWTGPVGFIHQVIHDEYLINHEEPEDVEYYLCGPPMMNDAVTKMLYNMGVPDEMVAYDDFGS
- a CDS encoding FAD:protein FMN transferase, coding for MRYISVLLAVVLLSSCAKETSFYKNEGLVFGTIYHFTYESEADLSDEIKEVMNEFNMSLSTYEKNSVISKINSNQSMETDKYFREVFNKAKEITAATDGAFDMTVAPLVNAWGFGFSKKDSVSNALIDSLMQDVGMDMVELKDSKIVKQRPGIMLDASAIAKGYSVDVVSDFLESKGVTNYMVEIGGEMRVKGTNPKGVTWKVGIDKPIDDPEVLDRELQEIVSISNVALATSGNYRNFYVKDGKKYAHTISPYNGYPVVHQLLGVSVLAPDCMTADAYATAFMVLGVENATKIVENNPDLEAYFISSGTNGDEYDITYTKGFKKVIESKN